From a single Brassica oleracea var. oleracea cultivar TO1000 chromosome C5, BOL, whole genome shotgun sequence genomic region:
- the LOC106292609 gene encoding transmembrane emp24 domain-containing protein p24beta3, which yields MERRQARSSKIHVFVLVGLILFSSTERISSLSVTVSDDECVQEYVLYEGDNVSGNFVVVDHDIFWGSDHPGLDFTVTSPAGNIVHTLKGTSGDKFEFKAPRSGMYKFCFHNPYSTPETVSFYIHVGHIPNEHDLAKDEHLDPVNVKIAELREALESVVSEQKYLKARDTRHRHTNESTRKRVIFYTVGEYIFLAAARGLQVLYIRKLFSKSVAYNRV from the exons ATGGAGAGAAGACAAGCGAGGAGCTCGAAGATCCATGTCTTTGTACTCGTCGGTCTGATACTGTTTAGCTCGACCGAGCGAATCTCATCGCTCTCAGTTACTGTTAGCGACGATGAATGCGTACAAGAGTATGTCCTTTACGAAGGAGATAACGTCTCCGGAAACTTCGTTGTCGTCGACCATGATATCTTCTGGGGATCTGATCATCCCGGTTTGGATTTCACG GTGACGTCACCTGCTGGGAACATAGTACATACGTTGAAGGGAACATCAGGAGATAAGTTTGAGTTCAAGGCACCAAGAAGTGGAATGTACAAGTTTTGTTTCCATAACCCTTACTCTACTCCTGAAACTGTCTCCTTCTACATTCACGTTGGTCATATCCCCAACGAGCATGACTTAGCTAAAGACG AACATTTGGACCCGGTGAATGTTAAAATAGCTGAGCTGAGAGAGGCTTTGGAGTCTGTTGTTTCTGAGCAAAAGTATTTGAAAGCACGTGATACCCGTCACCGTCATA CCAATGAGAGCACGAGAAAGCGAGTGATATTCTACACAGTAGGAGAGTACATATTCCTAGCAGCAGCAAGGGGTCTTCAGGTTCTCTACATCCGCAAGCTCTTCAGCAAGTCGGTTGCATACAACAGGGTTTGA